In Anaerococcus prevotii DSM 20548, the genomic window GATATGTAGCCAAATATACTATAAATCCAGCCATAGCCCACGGAGTATCTGAATATATTGGTTCAATCGAAGTCGGTAAACGAGCAGATCTTGTCCTTTGGGAGCCAAAATTCTTTGGAGTTCGTCCAAAACAAATCCTAAAAAATGGTCTAATAATAATGGCACCATCAGGAGATCCTAACGCATCCATACCAACACCACAACCTGTTATATACAGAAGAATGTATGCAGCCATTGGCGGAGGAATCGGAAACTCTTGCATGACCTTTGTTTCAAAAGCAGCCTATGAAGCAGGCATAAAAGAAAAACTAGACCTAAAAAGAATGGTACTACCTGTTCATAATTGCAGAAACATCGGCAAAAAAGACATGAAACTAAACTCCGAAACTCCAAACATTAAGGTAGACCCAGAAACTTATGAAGTGACAATTGAAGGAAAGAAAATAACATGTGATCCAGTAGACAAGGTCGCCCTAGGTCAATTATACAATCTATTTTAAAATAAATATTAGAACTTAACAAGAATCTCAAAATCCTTACTAGAGATGTAAGGGTCTTAGGGTTCTCCCTAACAAGGTAAAAATTAATGGAGTATTCCGTAAAGGTCTGCTCCATTAATTTTTTTGTAAGTGTCCGTACACTTACTGTCCTTACTTCTTTTAAAACTCCTTTCAAAATTTATATATTTTTTCAAAAAATACCGTAATTATAATTTGGTTATTTTTTATTGTTAGAATTGATTACATAAGAAATGTAGGAATAATATATGAAAATTATGCTTTAAACAAGAAATTTAACAAAGAAAATCAAAGAACAAATGGTACTTGAAAATGTATCACTTAAAGTAGAAAAAGGAAAGATATATGGATTATTAGGACCAAACGGTGCTGGAAAATCAACACTATTAAAAATAATTACTAAAGTTATGAATTGTACATCGGGGGATATTTAGTACCATAAATAGTGTAAGAAAGAAAATTATTTCTATCTTGCACTATTTTTGTATAATGAAGATGTAGTATGACGAGGGGGTTTTAGGGTTAGAATATCCGTCATAAAAACTGTCAACTACCTCTTCATTATTCATATTCGATTAAGCAGGTTGGGCAAAACGTCCGTGTCACGAGCTAAAATGAGTGTAATGGTGCAGGTAGAAACTACAAATCAAAAGAAAGAAGGTAATAAAATGATATCTATAGGAATAGATATAGCAAAAGAAAAGTTTACAGTCTGTGCACTAGAACAAGGTAGCAAAATCATTTGGAAGCCTTTTGATGTTCATCTTAACAAAACAAAAGTAGAAGAATTTTTAAAGAAACTAGATACGTTAAATGAAGAAGTAAAAATAATCATGGAAGCAACAGGTAAATATCATCTTCCAATCCTCTATGAATTAAAAGATAAAGAATATTTTGTAAGTGTAGTAAACCCTTTGAAAATGAAACAGTTTTGTAGAGTACTTAACTTTAGAAAAGCAAAAAATGATAACATAGATGCCATACAAATAGCAGAATATGGCTTGATGTACTGGAAAGAATTACAAGAATATAAAGTAGATTCAGAAAGTTTCAGAATTCTAAAAGAATTAAACAGATCCTATCAGCACTACATGGACTTAAGAATCAATCAAATGAACTTCATAGATCAAACAATAAGTCAAACATTTCCAGGAATAAAGAAATTAATACCACATGCTTCAGGAGACTTTTCAAAAGATAAACTATTAGACTTCTTAGAAATATGGTGGCACAAAGACCTAGTATTAGAAAAACCAGAAGAAAAATTCATAGAAGATTTTAAAAACTGGGCAAAAGAAAAGAGATACCATCCTAATGCTGATAAAGCTAAATCCATATACAAGCTCGCAGAGGAAAGTATCTCAATTCAACCTTCTAATAGCTCATATATAAAGACTAGCATACAAGAAGGGATAGAATTGATAAAACATATAAATCAAATTCTACATACTATTTTATCACAAATGATAGAAATTTCCGAGCCCTTAGAAGAATATCAAGAAGCAAAGAAATTCTCAGGAATATCAGATAAATTAGCAGTGCAAATTACAGCAGAATTTGGAGACTTATCAAAATTTAAAAACAAAAAAAGTTTAATATCATTTGTAGGAATAGATTCACCACCATATGAGTCAGGTAACTTCAAAGCGGATCAGAGAAAAATAACAAAAAGAGGCAATGCAATACTAAGAAAAGTAGGTTATCAAGCTATGAAATGCATGATGAGTGCAAAAGATACTGAAAATGATATATATCTGTATATGGTAAAAAAAGAAAAAGATGGAAAGGCTAAGAAGATTTGTAAATTTGCAGGATTAAATAAATTCTTAAGAACCTACTATGCAAAAGTTATGGCATCAAAACAAGAAAAGAAGTTATTAAAAGTAGCCTAGAATTAACATTGCTATAGTTAAAACAAGCCGATTGTAAGCGGCTTATTTGTTGTGCTTAAATTTAAACTCTAAATAACAAGTAGAAAAGTAAAATTAATTCGATTTTCTCCTTGACTTTTGTTAGCAGGTTTTTTTGAAGGAAAAAGCATGTGTACAGAAGATTTAAAAAATGTTGGATCTATCATAGAGCATCCTGCTATCTATCCAAATTTAACAGCATATGAAAACCTAGAAGTTTTAACAGTATTATTAAATATTGTCAAAAGAAGAATTGACTATGTGTTAAAAATAGTTGGTAAAGAAAATACAAATAAAAAATTGGCAAGAAATTTTTCATTAGGTATGAAACAAAGACTTGGAATCGCAATGGCACTTATAAATAATCCAGAATTATTAATACTTGATGAACTAAAAAATGGATTAGATCCTTTGGGAATCCAAGAATTAAGAGAATTGATAAAATAGTTTTCTAAAAAAGGTAAAAAATATTGTCCTCATTCAAAGGGAATACAAGAAGCAGCAATAGAAAAAGCTTTTGTTGAATTTATAGGCAATTATGCCATGCAGATTCAACAGTAATAGATGATTTTTTAAAAATTGTAGAAGAAGAAATAAATGATAATACATTAGTCAAAGAATTGAAAAAGATAGAAAATCAATTAAATAGAATCATTAGTCAAGAAAGAAAGTTAGTTGATCTTCATTTAGAAGATAGTATAGACGAAGAAGTTTATGCTAAAAAATATAAAAAACTTACAAAACAAAAAGAAGAATTACTCGATAAAAAGAAAACCCTAGAGCTAACAATAAAAGATGAAAATTCTATTAAAGAAAGACTAAAGCAATTTTAAAATATCTTAGAGAATAGAGAAATTATAGAGAAATTTAACAGAACAGTCTTTGAAAGCATAGTTGATAAAGTCGTGGTGGGTAGAATTGACAAAGACGGAGCAGTCCATCCATATGACTTAAAATTCTATTTCAAAACAGGAGTTAAAGGTAGTCAAAATTCTGATGATTTCAAAGATAAAAGAAAAAATGCTGAAGACAATGATATTAATAATTGTGCTCCCACAAGGATGACGAGGATAAAAAATTATGTTCCCAAGCAAAAGACAACACACGTAGAAGTAATAACTTACCTTGAAAAGCTATAAGTGTTTATAAAAATCTTAGCTAAAGTGGCTTTTAGGATTTAAAAGAAATCTAAGAAGCCATTATTTTTTTAAATTAAAATTTAGAATATAAAAATGCTAGGGATAAGATTTATGGTATTAAGCCATATTTTTAAGTCCAAGCTAAATTACTGTAATTTGATGATTTTGTATTTATCTTTACTTACTTTTCAGATAGGTGCTATAATAATGGTAACTATTAACGCTTTATTTTAGAAAATAAAAAAGACGGAGATTTAATATGAGAGAGATCAAAAAAAGAATGAAGCTAATATTTTGAAACAATAACTGAATCCATGCTTGAAGAAACCAGGAAAGCAATTGAAGTAAAAAATACATTAAGTTTTCCAATTTCTGAATTATCAATGTTGGGAGTAACTTTATCGTCTTTGTTGCCCTATTTTAGAACTATTACTAATACTGTAGATTTTCAAGTCGATGACATGTATAAGATTGCAAATAAAAGCTTCGGAGATACACTCAAAATTGCTAAAAATGGGAATTTTTGGGGTGCAATGCTGACACCTACAGGCAAATCTAAATTTGCCCAACTTTCTGGGATAGACTTACTTTCAGCAACAACAAAAACTGTAGGTCCTATAGATCCAGCCCTGATTTTAGTGGCCATGATGATTCATTTTGTGGAGAAGGATATTAAGCAAATAAAACAAGATCAGAAGAAAATACTTTCTTTTCTTGAAGTAGAAAATGAGTCTCAAATAGAAGCTGATGTTGAAACTTTAATGGAGATAGTAAAAAACTATAAGTATAATTGGGACAACCTTATGATTATCACAAATACTCACAATGTTGTTATGGATATTAAAAACCGATCAAGAAAGAATATCCTATCATTCCAAAAGAAGATAAATGATGAAATATTAAAGAAGCAGTTTTTTACAGGTCAGGTAAAAATCAACTCTAGACTAGCCGATTTAGTTAAAAAATTCAAATATTATCGCCTTTCTCTCTACATATTTTCCTTATCTTCATTAATGGAAATAATGCTGGCTGGTAATTTCAAAGAAGATTATATTCTAAACATAAGAAATGAGATAGAAAAATCATCTAATGAGTACAGGGATTATTTTATGAAAAGTTCATTTTATTTAGAAAGAATTGCCAAAACTGGTTTAGAAAAGAATTTGTTTAAGGGAATTGGAATTGTAGGTAAGTCAGCTGGAAAAGTTATCGGTTCTTTACCAATCATAAAGAAAGGCCCTGTAGATGAATACTTAAAAGATAAGGGCGATGCTATATATAAAAGTTCTCAAGAGATTGAAAAGAGTCTTTTGAGAAATTTTGCACAGCTAGCTAATCCGACTACAAGAATTTTAATTGATAAGATAGAAGACTTAAATCGTATTTATAATCATACTGAAGAAATATGTTTCAATAAAGAGAAAATTTATTTTCTATAATGAAATACTTTGGCTGAATTAAGAAAGATAGGATTTTTAGGAAAGATTTATCGCTAAAGCATATAGAAAGGTATTTCTATGGGAAAAATTATTGAATTTCCAGATGATAAAAAACTTAGGGAAAAATTAAAAAAGTATAGGGATAGTTTAGAGGAACTTTTACTAGAAAGAGATAATCTTTACTATGTAGTTTGTGCAAATATCAAAACCCAGTATATGCTGATTTTTGGAAGTCTTGAATACAAGGTGTTTTCTGATTTTTGCAAATATCAGAGACTTAGAAGAAAGAAAGCTTTAATACAGATAAGGATTAATCGTAAGGAAGAAATAAATTTATCTGATATCGAAGATATACTAGATTTAGAATTTGCTGATTATAGGGAAAAGCTTGATTCTAAGATGGATGAGATTAATCATGCAATTAGTCGTTCTCATTTAGAGATTTTATCTGATGATGATACAATTTTGCTAAAAAGATTATATAGAAAAATTGTAAGAGCCTTGCATCCTGACCTTAATCCAGAGCTTTCTGATAGGGAGCAACACTTATTCTACAATGCCACAGAATCATACAAGGCAGGCGATCTTTATTCTACAAAAATTATTTACGATATAGTTTGTAGTGGAGATATGGACGTTGAAGATCTTTTAACTGGAAAATCTTTGATGGACGAGGTCAAAAGATTAGAAGAATTAGTTCAGAAAATTAAAAATGATATTGATTTGATAAAATCTCAAAGTCCCTATACTTGGAAGATATATGTGGAAGATGATGACAAAAAAGAAGAGAAGCTTAAGACTTTAGAAAATGATCTAAAATCCTACCAAGAAGCAATAAAGACCCAGGAAGAATACATAGAAGAATTATTGAGGAAATAAATGGGTGATTTAATAAAAAAAGATCAAAATGGTCTTGTTGATATTATTACAAATAATGAGAAGAGATTTGACCTTCCCAAACCATTTGAACATGATATATTTCTTTTTGTTTCATATGTAGCTGGTACTACTCATATTGAAAATATTGGGGAAATCTACGAGAATTTAGAAGAAGGTGAAAAGTTAAATCTCTACCGTGAACCCGACAACGAACATGATCCTCAAGCTATTTCTATAGAAACATCAAGAAAAGAAAAAATAGGATATGTCCCACGCCAAGACAATGTGATTTTTTCAAGACTAATGGATGCGGGGAAAAATCTTTTTGCAAAAGTGGAAGATAAAGAAATGCGAGGCAAGTGGGCCAGGATAAAAATCAATATATATCTTCGTGAAAGTTAGGCAAAAGATGTATTACGAAAACGAATGGATTCATCCTAATTTATGTGTAAAAGATAGCCACGATTTTGATTTCGATCCTATTTCAGGCCAATACTGCTTTATAATTGCAAATAACATTGCTAGTAGTTTTATCATTGAAAAAGCTGTTAACAAGCTAATCAAATCAGGTTTTAAGTATTTTAGTATTTTTGGTGAATATGCAAAATTATGGGAAGAGATAATTTATTCATTAACTAAGGAAGAAAATAGTATAAAGGTAGAAGCAAGCGAGCTTGACCTTATGAAACTGGCCTATGACCTAAGTGTTTATGTTACTTTTAAAACTAAATCTATAAACTATTTAATATCTGATGATGAATATTTTACAGAATATGTAATTGGGGATTTAGATGATATTTTAAATGAAAACACCTTATTTACACCATCTGACTGGAAGAGATTTAGGGATGGATATGAATTTACCTATCATGACAAAGATGCTATTATAAGCATAGGTAAAGAATTATTTCTTGGATATCTAGGAAAAGAAAAAAGTTTTTCTTATAGTGATAAGGGGATTAATTTTAGAATTTTTGAAGGTAAAAGTTTTGCGGAAATTTGGATAAGCTATTTATAGGAGTTAGAAATATACATAGAAATTGTAGGCCTTTCTACTACAAAATGTCAAAAACATTTAACTGAGAACTTGACTACCTATATAATAATGTCAAGAGAATTTGATATTGGAGGTCAGTATGATTTTCATAAAAATTTAAAAAACTAATCAACCAATTGCTTTAACTTTACTATAGATATTTCTGGTAATTTAATTGGTCTGCACCATTCTTATCAAATTAATATTAAAAAAATATAGTTAAAATATAAAAAACATATAAAAGAATTAAGAAATGAAAGAGACTTGCTCCAACAATAATTGGCTGATATTTGTGGAGTTAGCAGGCAAACTGTAAATGCTATTGAGAACAAGAATACGATCCATCATTAGAGTTAGCCTTCAAATTGGCTGATGCTCTTGAAAGTACTATAGATAAATTATTTATATACAAATAAAATACAAAAAAATTAAGCAAAATTCTCATTAGAGCACCTGTTTTCTAGGTGTTTTTTTCTTTAAATTCTAATTAATTACAATTAGGAATGATTTCTTAAAAAGCTATGAAAAGTATACTTGACAATAAATGCAAAGTGAACTATACTTATAGTGAAAAGTATATATCTATATATATAGAAGGTGGTTAATTGAAGACAAAGATAGCTGAATTAAGAAAAGAAAATAAATTATCCCAAGCTGAGCTTGCTGATATTGTAGGGGTGACAAGGCAAACTATTACATCTATAGAAACCGAAAAATACATAGCGTCTTTGCCATTAGCCTACAAGATAGCTAAATATTTTAACTTAAAGATTGAAGATGTATTTGACCTGGAGGGGGAATAATGAATTTAGAAAATTATAATGAAGTATTGAATAAAAGGGAAAGATTATATAAATCTTACATAAGTTTAGCACTGATATTTTGGGGAATAGGAAATTTTTTATTAAAGGATCAGGCTAGGATCAATGATTCAGCATTAGGATTTATTAATGGCTTAACATTAGGAATAGAAATAATTTGTGTTTTCTGGGTGTTTAGAATCAGGAAAGCTTTAAAAGACGATAAAATTCTAAGAAAATTATACATTGATGAACATGATGAAAGAAAAAATTTTATAAAACTAAAAGCAGGATATAATTTAATAGGAAAAATAGCACTCGGAATATTTGTGATTTCTATTTTAGCTAGTTACTTTAATATGGTTATTTTTTATACGCTTGTAATCACTGGAATTTTTCTAATAATACTTAGTTTATTACTTAAACTCTATTGGATAAAGAAGATATAATATTTTAAATACCATATTAACCTACAAGGGAAGAGCTAAGTCTACGAACAAAACTAAAGACGGGGAGAGGATATCTTCATCGTCTTTTTTATTTGAGAGATAAGATCATACAGGAATGTCAAATAATTTATTTTCATAAAAATTAAGGCAGTATATTCATGAGTGAGACTTCTTGCTGAAAGCTTAGATTAACTCAACCTTACTAATATAACACGCAAATTTATGAAAGTAGATAGGATTAAGGAAAAAGTTAATTAATATATTCCCTTATACAAGGCTTTTAAGAGTATGAAAATTTATCAATATTGCAACTCGAGTCATGTAGACTTATTAGCCCTATTAAGAAATTTCTTTATACTATTTTAATAAGGAATTATTTATAATAGAAATATCTAAACGAAAAATAAGCATTTATATTTTTACTGAAATTAATATGTTGAATTTGTATAAATAATGTAATAACACTTTAGAAAGCTAAAATCTGGGGTATCATTATAGCAAAGAGTATCTTATATATTAAAAGAAAGAATGGGATAAGTATGAAAAAGTATAAAAAAATAAGAGTCACATTTGAAGAGAAGGTTTTAGATAAAGAAAGAAAACCTATTTATGCTACTAGAAAACTATCCGTTGGTCTTGTATCTTGTATGCTTGGATTTATGATGTTCATGCCAACAGTTAAAGCTGTTGAAGAAGAGCCAATCTCAACAAGTCAACAAGCCCAAGATAAAAATGAAGTTTTGAATAACGAAGATGATTATGTTCAAGAAGAAAATGAAGATATCACACCTTTAAATGATCAGACTGATAGCAAAGTTGAGAGCGAAGAAAATCTATCAGACCAAAATCTAGATGGTCAAAATAAGGAAGAAGATATTATAAAAGAAGAAAAGGCTGATAGCAATTTAGAAAATAAAGTTGAAGAATTGCTAACAGCTGATGAAATTCAAGCCATCAGAGATAGAGCAAATTCACTAGAAAACGACTATTTCTTTAATGACAAAATGGTAGAAGAATTAAAGGCTGAACTTAGAAAAGCCAAGGCTGATCCTTCAGTAAACTATGAAGAAGCTAAGGCCCGTCTAATAGAGGAAGCTATCATAAAAAATACCCCTACCCAAAAAGCTCCAGGGGAAGTAAGGGTGGTAAGTGTAAAAAAACCTACAATCAATCCTGTGTTATATGACGCAACAAGCATTTCAGGAGCCAATCTAGCTAAAGCTAGAGTTAATAAAAAGATTGTAATAGCAACAGTCCATGTAAGCTTAAAGGATAGTAGCGGGACTGAAAAAGCCAATCTTACTGTCACACCTAAAAGTGGAACAACATGGAAGGTAGATTTACCTGAAGGTGTTAATGTTGCAAAAGGCGATACGGTAATAGTCTACCAACAAATAGGTGAAGATAAGTCACCAGAGGTAAATGCAAATGCTCAACCATCTAAGGCATCTACAGTTACTCTTACAATGCCAAGTGGAGAAGTTTGGATAGAACAAACTTCATCCAATATAGTTAATAAAGATGAAAAAGCAGAAGCTGTTCAAATGTTGAAAGATGCAAACACTGAAATAGCTGGAGATATTAAATCTGTTGAATTTTCTATTGATAGTACTGACCATGCTTATTATGAAGTAACTTATACTGATGGTTCGACATCAGGCAAAATTGAAGCTACAAATTTAAAAATAAAACAAGTTACAGAAACCTCAAGAACACCTGAGATTGAAAGTATTACAATTGTAGACAATGTAATTAAGGGAAAGCTAGCAGGAGAGGGACCTTTTGATGGCATAAAGGTACAATTAGTCCTTAATATTAATAAGGAGAAATCAGGAGACTTTTGTACTGACAAAGGATGTAAAATTGACAAAGACTCATCTGACCCTATAGAGGTAGCTGTACAAAAAGATGGAACTTTTTCCTTTGCTTTAGAAAAAGGAAAAACTTTAGATCTCGACCAAATAGTTGGAGTTTTTGTAAAAGAACCCCATAAATTTATATCTTGTTCTAAAACAACTGTAAAACCAGCAATACCTGAAAAGACAGAAGTTAAAGACCCTAGAAAATTAACTGCTGATGACAAAAAAGCAATTGATGCTGCTATAAGAAAAGCATACACAGTAAATGGCGAATCTAAATTACCAAACGGAACTGGCGACTGGGATGGAGTACCGGCAGTTATACAAATTGATGACAGCGGCAATGTCAAAATATTTAGTGGTAATGATGTAGCAGGTACTTGGGATCCGAACAATGATTATAAATTTGTTCCAGAAAAAAATGAAGATGGCTCATATAAGTTAAATGATGGAGCTGAAGCAAAAATAACAATCCAAGCCAAAGATTTGGTAAAAAACATTGGACCAGTTGCTCCAACAATAGAAGAAACTGACGATAAAAAACAAATCACAGTTAATCCTTTAAGCAACCCAGCTGACACAGATATAATCGAGCACACAGTAACCTACACAGGAACAGATGACAAAGAAAAGAAAATCATAGCTAAACAAGATTTAGAAAATAAAACATGGACAATCTCAGAAGGTAGCGAATTTGCTAATATTGATACAAAAACAGGTCTTATAACAATAGATAAAAGTAAGATAAAAAATGAGACTTTAGTAAAAGCTTTTGTTCAAGACAATGGGGAATATGTTGATAATTCTGATAAGCAAAACTCAAAAGAATCAGAATTGAAGGTGACAAAAACCAAAGCCGATCAAGTCACAGAACTAGGAGGTCTTGACCCAGTAGAAATCAGAAAATGGGTTGGAGAAGATATTGATTGGTCAAAAGGTATAAAAGTTAAAAAAGATGAAAACAAAGATAGTATAAATAAACTTTTAGAGGGTGCAACAATAACTGATGCAACCGATAAAAAAAGAAATACTGAAAAAGAAGGAGATTTTGTTGGTAAAGTTTCTCTCAAATTTGATGATGGATCAGAATTAATAGTAGACAATCAATACCTATACGTGAGTAACCATGTTACTAGTGCAAAAAGAGATAAGACACCTTCTGATGCCCTAGAAGTAGAATTCAAACTAGGCGAAGGCACAAAGGTAGATAATACCAGTGGTGGAGCAATAGAAGGAAATAAAGATAATCCTGTTTCTTATTCAAAATACAAGGTTAAACCAGGAACAAACCTAAAAGAATATAAGCTCCCAAGTATCAATACATCAGTTGTAGATTCTATAAATGTTACTACACAAGATACCTATACTGATCCAGTATGGAAAGACAGTAAAAATGGTACAAACTTTGTAGCAAGCTCAGAAAACAATGTTTTCACATCCACAGCCACAAAAACCTACAAGTTTACTCTTGTACCAAATGGTGGTGAGGGTGATGATAAGGTTACTATAAAGAAAACCGGTGAAAAATATAAATTACCAGAAAAAAGTACTTTCAACCCACCAAATGAAAACCAAGAATTCTCAGGATGGATGATAGGTGATGGACCAGGAATCAATAAACCAGGCGATGAAGTAACAGTAGATGGCGACAAAGTAATAAAAGCCATCTGGAAGCCAATAGAATTTAAAGTAACATTCCAAACAGAAAAAGGTGCTACCGGCTCAATGAAAGACGAAACTGTCACAAAAGGCAGTGAATTCAAAATCCCAGCACCTACATTTACACCAGATAAGAATAAAGAATTCGCAGGCTGGAAAATTGAAGGCCAAGATGGACTAAAAAAAGCTGGAGAAAAAATAGATAAAATCTCAGGAAATGTAACCCTAATTGCCACATGGAAAGACATCAAAGTAACCGTAAAATATGATGCAAACGGTGGTTCAGGAAGTATGGACGGAGCCGAAATAGTAAAAGGCTCACCATACAAACTATCAGCAAACGGATTTACTGCTCCAACAAACAAAGAATTTGCCGGTTGGAAAATAGGTGAAACAGAATACGAACCAAATGCAGAAATAACAGTAAACGAAGACACAACCGTAACAGCAATCTGGAAAGACATCAAAGTAACCGTAAAATATGATGCAAACGGTGGTTCAGGAAGTATGGACGGAGCCGAAATAGTAAAAGGCTCACCATACAAACTATCAGCAAACGGATTTACCGCTCCAACAAACAAAGAATTTGCCAGTTGGAAAATAGGTGAAACAGAATACGAACCAAATGCAGAAATAACAGTAAACGAAGACACAACCGTAACAGCAATCTGGAAAGACATCAAAGTAACCGTAAAATATGATGCAAACGGTGGTTCAGGAAGTATGGACGGAGCCGAAATAGTAAAAGGCTCACCATACAAACTATCAGCAAACAGATTTACCGCTCCAACAAACAAAGAATTTGCCGGTTGGAAAATAGGTGAAACAGAATACGAACCAAATGCAGAAATAACAGTAAACGAAGACACAACCGTAACAGCAATCTGGAAAGACATCAAAGTAACCGTAAAATATGATGCAAACGGTGGTTCAGGAAGTATGGACGGAGCCGAAATAGTAAAAGGCTCACCATACAAACTATCAGCAAACAGATTTACCGCTCCAACAAACAAAGAATTTGCCGGTTGGAAAATAGGTGAAACAGAATACGAACCAAATGCAGAAATAACAGTAAACGAAGACACAACCGTAACAGCAATCTGGAAAGACATCAAAGTAACCGTAAAATATGATGCAAACGGTGGTTCAGGAAGTATGGACGGAGCCGAAATAGTAAAAGGCTCACCATACAAACTATCAGCAAACGGATTTACTGCTCCAACAAACAAAGAATTTGCCGGTTGGAAAATAGGTGAAACAGAATACAAACCTGATGCAGAAATAACAGTAAACGAAGACATAACCGTAACAGCAATCTGGAAAGACAAAACACCTGAGACCCCACCAGTAGAAAATTACACAGTAAGTTTCAAAACAGAAACTGGTGCAACAGGTACAATGCCAGATGAAACAGTGCCAAAAGGAAAATACACTCTACCAGATCCAGCATTTACAGCAGAAAAAGGCAAAGAATTTGCCGGGTGGAAAGTAGGAGATGATACAGACCTTAAGACTGCAGGAAGTGAAATCGACATCACAGGAAATGTAATCCTAACAGCAGTTTGGAAAGGCGATGAGCCTGAAACTCCACCAGCTACAGAAACATTCAAAGTAAGCTATGATGCTAATGGTGGAT contains:
- a CDS encoding InlB B-repeat-containing protein, with amino-acid sequence MKKYKKIRVTFEEKVLDKERKPIYATRKLSVGLVSCMLGFMMFMPTVKAVEEEPISTSQQAQDKNEVLNNEDDYVQEENEDITPLNDQTDSKVESEENLSDQNLDGQNKEEDIIKEEKADSNLENKVEELLTADEIQAIRDRANSLENDYFFNDKMVEELKAELRKAKADPSVNYEEAKARLIEEAIIKNTPTQKAPGEVRVVSVKKPTINPVLYDATSISGANLAKARVNKKIVIATVHVSLKDSSGTEKANLTVTPKSGTTWKVDLPEGVNVAKGDTVIVYQQIGEDKSPEVNANAQPSKASTVTLTMPSGEVWIEQTSSNIVNKDEKAEAVQMLKDANTEIAGDIKSVEFSIDSTDHAYYEVTYTDGSTSGKIEATNLKIKQVTETSRTPEIESITIVDNVIKGKLAGEGPFDGIKVQLVLNINKEKSGDFCTDKGCKIDKDSSDPIEVAVQKDGTFSFALEKGKTLDLDQIVGVFVKEPHKFISCSKTTVKPAIPEKTEVKDPRKLTADDKKAIDAAIRKAYTVNGESKLPNGTGDWDGVPAVIQIDDSGNVKIFSGNDVAGTWDPNNDYKFVPEKNEDGSYKLNDGAEAKITIQAKDLVKNIGPVAPTIEETDDKKQITVNPLSNPADTDIIEHTVTYTGTDDKEKKIIAKQDLENKTWTISEGSEFANIDTKTGLITIDKSKIKNETLVKAFVQDNGEYVDNSDKQNSKESELKVTKTKADQVTELGGLDPVEIRKWVGEDIDWSKGIKVKKDENKDSINKLLEGATITDATDKKRNTEKEGDFVGKVSLKFDDGSELIVDNQYLYVSNHVTSAKRDKTPSDALEVEFKLGEGTKVDNTSGGAIEGNKDNPVSYSKYKVKPGTNLKEYKLPSINTSVVDSINVTTQDTYTDPVWKDSKNGTNFVASSENNVFTSTATKTYKFTLVPNGGEGDDKVTIKKTGEKYKLPEKSTFNPPNENQEFSGWMIGDGPGINKPGDEVTVDGDKVIKAIWKPIEFKVTFQTEKGATGSMKDETVTKGSEFKIPAPTFTPDKNKEFAGWKIEGQDGLKKAGEKIDKISGNVTLIATWKDIKVTVKYDANGGSGSMDGAEIVKGSPYKLSANGFTAPTNKEFAGWKIGETEYEPNAEITVNEDTTVTAIWKDIKVTVKYDANGGSGSMDGAEIVKGSPYKLSANGFTAPTNKEFASWKIGETEYEPNAEITVNEDTTVTAIWKDIKVTVKYDANGGSGSMDGAEIVKGSPYKLSANRFTAPTNKEFAGWKIGETEYEPNAEITVNEDTTVTAIWKDIKVTVKYDANGGSGSMDGAEIVKGSPYKLSANRFTAPTNKEFAGWKIGETEYEPNAEITVNEDTTVTAIWKDIKVTVKYDANGGSGSMDGAEIVKGSPYKLSANGFTAPTNKEFAGWKIGETEYKPDAEITVNEDITVTAIWKDKTPETPPVENYTVSFKTETGATGTMPDETVPKGKYTLPDPAFTAEKGKEFAGWKVGDDTDLKTAGSEIDITGNVILTAVWKGDEPETPPATETFKVSYDANGGSGIMTGAELKKGSTYKLLANGFTAPENKEFDIWEVNGEKLSPNSEITVDKDTVITAIWKDKTPEAPPVTEKVKVIYEGNGGSGSMEGKELNKGSKYILLTNGFEAPDKKKFKGWKIGNTEYAAGDEITVDKDTTVTAVWEDIETTPPVKEDVQVSYEPGEGSGTMDGTKLEKGSKYILSANGFEAPDKKKFKGWKIGDTEYAVGDEITVDKDTTVTAVWEDIETTPPAKEEVQVSYEPGEGSGTMDVAKLEKGSKYILSSNGFKAPANKKFKAWKIGDKEYAAGDEITVDKDTTVTAVWENVTTDPGKPDEGGNPDNPGTDPDQGGDNPNPGTNPDQGGDNPKPGTTPDQGVDKPNPGTTPDQGGDNPNPGTNPDQGGDKPNPGKPGEVGDSENPDKKPEDGKDKPNPGATPGKDSESPRPGTKPSDGENKAKATDKDNSKKTEGNKENPLDNTKVKVPRTNKVKENVQTGVEPIGQIGGILSAAIAGLFAIKKRKK